One Natranaerovirga hydrolytica genomic region harbors:
- a CDS encoding cobyrinate a,c-diamide synthase, whose translation MNQPRIMIAGTSSNVGKTTITMGLLAAIGKRQVVQGYKVGPDYIDPSYHTYITKRNCRNLDGYLMDDITIKTLFVKHMHQADIGIIEGVMGLYDGVGTDKDIGSSASIAKTLSCPVVLVVDGSGVSTSVAAIVKGFADFDKDVDIQGIILNKVNTKRHYELLKTAIEQYTHVTCYGYLPKNNIEKIQSRHLGLIPSIEMKNLDEKTEQLRNEVEKTIDVEGIINLANKHQQTINIPKQPDIPQVDTVHIGVAYDEGFHFYYKDNLELLESMGATLHYFSPIRDTHLPEQLDLLYFGGGFPEVFAKALERNVAIKEEILKRLDQGIPYFAECGGLMYLNKELIDLEGNKYEMVGWFDGQCRMTKRLQRFGYKTLTLKEDTLLGPKGTEVNIHEFHHSEAVAINAKKVYDLKKERDGQIVNEYECGYCKGNGVAGYPHIHFYSNLQIPVNLLKAAMQISRDGS comes from the coding sequence GTGAATCAACCTAGAATAATGATTGCAGGCACCAGTAGCAATGTTGGAAAAACAACCATTACAATGGGGCTGTTAGCAGCGATTGGAAAAAGACAAGTGGTTCAAGGGTATAAAGTTGGACCAGATTATATCGATCCTTCTTATCACACATATATTACAAAACGAAATTGTCGCAATCTAGATGGGTATTTAATGGATGATATAACAATCAAAACCCTTTTTGTAAAGCATATGCACCAAGCAGACATAGGAATAATAGAAGGGGTAATGGGCTTATACGATGGTGTTGGAACAGACAAAGATATAGGCAGTTCAGCCAGCATTGCTAAAACATTATCTTGTCCTGTTGTCTTGGTGGTCGATGGGAGTGGGGTGTCTACAAGTGTAGCAGCTATAGTAAAAGGTTTTGCCGACTTTGATAAAGATGTGGACATTCAAGGTATTATTTTGAATAAGGTTAATACCAAAAGACATTATGAATTATTAAAAACAGCTATTGAACAATACACCCATGTAACCTGTTATGGTTATTTGCCTAAAAATAACATAGAAAAAATTCAATCAAGGCATTTAGGCTTAATACCCAGTATTGAAATGAAAAATTTAGATGAAAAAACAGAGCAGCTAAGAAATGAAGTAGAAAAAACCATAGATGTAGAGGGAATCATTAATCTAGCCAACAAACACCAACAAACCATTAATATACCCAAACAACCAGATATTCCTCAAGTGGATACGGTACATATAGGTGTTGCCTATGATGAAGGGTTTCACTTTTATTATAAAGACAACTTAGAGCTATTAGAATCAATGGGGGCAACTCTTCATTATTTTAGCCCCATAAGAGACACACACTTACCAGAGCAATTGGATTTATTGTACTTTGGAGGTGGGTTTCCAGAAGTTTTTGCAAAAGCATTAGAAAGGAATGTGGCAATCAAGGAAGAGATATTAAAACGATTAGACCAAGGGATACCTTACTTTGCAGAATGTGGTGGACTCATGTATTTGAATAAGGAATTAATAGACCTAGAAGGAAACAAATATGAAATGGTCGGTTGGTTTGATGGTCAATGTAGAATGACCAAAAGGTTACAACGGTTTGGTTACAAAACATTGACCTTAAAAGAAGACACACTTCTAGGGCCAAAAGGTACAGAAGTAAACATACACGAATTTCATCATTCAGAGGCAGTGGCCATCAATGCAAAGAAAGTCTATGACTTGAAAAAAGAAAGGGACGGACAAATTGTAAATGAATATGAATGTGGTTATTGTAAAGGCAATGGGGTAGCAGGTTATCCCCATATACATTTTTATAGCAACTTACAAATCCCAGTCAATTTGTTAAAAGCGGCTATGCAAATCAGTAGGGACGGTTCCTGA
- the cbiE gene encoding precorrin-6y C5,15-methyltransferase (decarboxylating) subunit CbiE: protein MNTIKIVGIGPGHKGYILPIAYEAVKKSHMVIGASRNLEAFAHLKKETVCYEGNLEKIVSIIKEERHKKNIAIIVSGDTGFYSLLDYIKKHLDEKWIEVIPGISSFQYLFARLKRNYKDYALHSLHGKSKDVNALLAKENKLFLLTDSINTPGKIASDVINLYGQYQMIVGENLSYPEERIVKGKVEDFTNKDFKNLCVVVIEKNDRS from the coding sequence ATGAATACAATTAAAATTGTTGGCATAGGTCCAGGGCATAAGGGGTATATACTTCCTATAGCTTATGAAGCAGTGAAAAAAAGCCATATGGTAATCGGTGCTTCTAGAAATCTTGAAGCATTTGCCCATTTGAAAAAAGAAACAGTATGCTATGAAGGCAATTTAGAAAAGATAGTATCCATTATAAAAGAAGAAAGACATAAAAAAAATATAGCCATTATTGTTTCAGGTGATACCGGATTTTACAGTTTATTGGATTATATCAAAAAACATTTAGATGAAAAATGGATAGAAGTCATACCTGGAATCAGTTCATTTCAGTATTTGTTTGCACGACTAAAGCGCAATTATAAAGATTATGCTTTACACAGCTTACATGGCAAAAGTAAAGATGTGAATGCGTTGCTTGCAAAGGAGAATAAGCTTTTTTTACTAACGGATTCAATCAATACACCTGGTAAAATTGCTTCAGATGTAATCAATCTGTACGGACAGTATCAAATGATTGTAGGTGAAAATTTATCTTATCCAGAAGAACGTATTGTTAAAGGTAAGGTAGAAGACTTTACCAACAAAGATTTTAAAAATTTATGTGTGGTGGTGATTGAAAAAAATGACAGATCATAA
- the cbiD gene encoding cobalt-precorrin-5B (C(1))-methyltransferase CbiD, giving the protein MNNARYIYTNGKRLRTGYTTGSCATAAAKAATWMLKNQKICHSIKILTPKGWTLTLDVKRPYFDKEKASCYVIKDSGDDPDITNGMAVMATVTLQKENKVTVVGGQGVGKVTQKGLSIPVGEWAINPVPREMIQNAVRSLYDPPQGVYVIIDLPEGERLAKRTFNPKLGIIGGLSILGTTGIVEPMSEDALKETIVLELKMLKEKGYTTLALVPGSIGEKLLHTHFNYTNKNCIKVSNYIGHALEQATDLGFQEVIIAGHMGKLIKLSGGTFYTHNRISRTRMEILTAHLGIMGMKQDNLQQVMACKTTDEVLDIVEQAGFLSVYKLLANKAAEQCREYVFDQMNIEIAFFSMTQLISTSDAFDQTIERINHEYN; this is encoded by the coding sequence TTGAATAATGCACGTTATATTTATACCAATGGCAAACGTTTAAGAACAGGCTATACAACAGGCTCTTGTGCAACAGCAGCAGCAAAGGCGGCAACATGGATGCTGAAAAACCAAAAAATCTGTCACAGCATAAAGATACTAACTCCTAAAGGGTGGACCCTGACATTAGATGTAAAAAGACCTTATTTTGATAAAGAAAAAGCCAGTTGTTATGTGATTAAAGATTCAGGAGATGATCCAGATATTACAAATGGAATGGCAGTTATGGCAACGGTTACATTGCAAAAAGAAAATAAAGTAACAGTTGTCGGTGGACAAGGTGTAGGAAAAGTGACTCAAAAAGGTTTATCCATTCCAGTGGGAGAATGGGCCATTAATCCAGTTCCAAGGGAAATGATTCAAAATGCAGTCAGAAGCCTCTATGACCCACCCCAAGGTGTGTATGTTATTATTGACTTACCAGAAGGAGAACGCTTAGCAAAAAGAACCTTCAACCCAAAGCTGGGAATCATCGGTGGTCTTTCCATATTAGGGACAACAGGAATTGTAGAGCCCATGTCAGAAGATGCCTTAAAAGAGACCATTGTACTGGAGCTTAAAATGTTAAAAGAAAAAGGGTATACAACGTTAGCATTGGTACCAGGCAGTATTGGTGAAAAATTACTACACACCCATTTCAATTACACGAACAAAAATTGTATAAAAGTAAGCAATTATATAGGGCATGCCCTGGAACAAGCAACGGATTTAGGGTTTCAAGAGGTCATTATAGCCGGACATATGGGTAAGTTAATCAAATTATCAGGCGGTACTTTTTATACCCATAACCGAATCAGTAGAACAAGAATGGAGATATTAACAGCTCATCTGGGCATTATGGGTATGAAACAAGATAATCTTCAACAGGTTATGGCATGTAAAACCACAGATGAAGTATTAGACATTGTAGAGCAAGCAGGTTTTTTGTCGGTGTATAAATTATTGGCGAATAAGGCAGCAGAGCAGTGTAGAGAGTATGTTTTTGACCAAATGAATATAGAGATTGCTTTTTTTAGTATGACTCAGCTCATTTCTACAAGTGACGCATTTGATCAAACCATAGAAAGGATAAACCATGAATACAATTAA
- the cbiT gene encoding precorrin-6Y C5,15-methyltransferase (decarboxylating) subunit CbiT — translation MTDHNTFGISDDAFIRGNIPMTKCEIRTITLSKLQIPNNGQILDIGCGTGSITVECGRLANKGEVIAIDQKEEAIYLTTENVKKFQLNNVTTLLGQAPQDLPNQVFDRIFLGGGSKKVEGILEYVYDHLKPKGIFVANTILLESTYKILNHLERYNFEDIQCIQVQISKGEGKIGWMMKAYNPIYIISARKI, via the coding sequence ATGACAGATCATAATACTTTTGGCATTTCAGATGATGCATTTATAAGAGGCAATATTCCAATGACAAAATGCGAAATAAGAACCATAACCTTATCCAAATTACAAATACCAAATAATGGACAAATTTTAGACATCGGTTGTGGAACAGGCAGTATAACAGTAGAATGCGGTCGACTGGCTAATAAAGGTGAAGTCATAGCCATTGATCAAAAAGAAGAAGCCATCTATTTGACCACTGAGAATGTAAAGAAATTTCAGTTGAACAATGTAACCACTCTATTAGGTCAAGCGCCACAAGACCTTCCGAATCAAGTATTTGACAGAATATTTTTAGGCGGAGGCAGTAAAAAAGTAGAGGGTATATTAGAGTATGTTTATGATCATTTAAAACCAAAAGGCATTTTTGTAGCCAACACCATTTTATTAGAAAGTACGTATAAAATTTTAAACCATTTAGAACGGTACAACTTTGAAGATATTCAGTGTATTCAAGTACAAATATCCAAAGGGGAAGGAAAAATCGGTTGGATGATGAAAGCATACAATCCAATTTACATTATTTCAGCAAGAAAAATATAA
- the cbiG gene encoding cobalt-precorrin 5A hydrolase, producing MGLSILTLTKGGVALGKQLKKHYPNATLYTLEKYIEDETVPIKPSLDGIIQELFVTHNVLVFIMATGIVVRKIAPYLKDKTTDPAVIVMDEKGDFVISLLSGHLGKANEWAHTISHKIKATPVITTSSDLNHIMAVDTLAQKLQCAITDMKMAKILTVSLIEGHKVGVIADESYDHKIQKPYVWLDDIESPKENIKGYVYIGHTKPKNPKEPYLWLVPQDTIIGIGCKKGKTKEDIEMALEKALKKVNRCKASIKKIASVSIKKDEKGLLDLATDLNVPIEFYDIETIKTVEDQFKGSVFVQQTIGVKAVSEPCGYIGSNYGKCLVPVEKNNGITISLWEGEKEDNSSEST from the coding sequence GTGGGATTAAGCATATTGACCCTAACCAAAGGGGGCGTGGCACTGGGTAAACAGTTAAAAAAACATTATCCCAATGCCACCCTATATACCCTAGAAAAGTATATAGAGGATGAAACTGTACCAATCAAACCTTCTTTAGATGGCATCATTCAAGAGCTATTTGTCACCCATAACGTCCTTGTTTTTATTATGGCAACGGGGATTGTTGTAAGAAAAATTGCACCTTACCTAAAAGACAAAACAACAGATCCAGCAGTTATTGTTATGGATGAAAAAGGGGATTTTGTCATTAGTCTGTTATCCGGTCATCTAGGCAAAGCCAATGAATGGGCACATACAATCAGTCATAAGATAAAAGCAACGCCGGTCATTACAACATCATCGGATCTCAATCATATTATGGCTGTAGATACCTTGGCACAAAAGCTACAGTGTGCCATTACAGATATGAAAATGGCAAAAATCCTTACGGTTTCATTGATTGAAGGCCATAAAGTAGGCGTTATAGCGGATGAATCTTATGACCATAAGATTCAAAAACCCTATGTGTGGTTGGATGACATAGAAAGTCCAAAAGAAAACATAAAAGGTTATGTCTATATTGGACATACAAAACCTAAAAACCCAAAAGAACCTTACCTTTGGTTGGTTCCTCAGGATACCATTATAGGTATAGGGTGTAAAAAAGGAAAAACCAAAGAAGACATAGAAATGGCTTTAGAAAAAGCATTGAAAAAAGTCAATCGGTGTAAGGCGAGCATTAAAAAAATAGCAAGTGTCAGTATTAAAAAAGATGAAAAAGGATTATTGGACTTAGCAACAGACTTAAATGTGCCAATAGAATTTTATGATATAGAAACCATTAAAACAGTAGAAGATCAATTTAAAGGCAGTGTATTTGTTCAACAAACCATTGGTGTAAAAGCGGTAAGCGAACCTTGTGGTTATATAGGTTCAAACTATGGAAAATGCCTTGTACCTGTTGAAAAAAATAATGGCATCACCATTTCATTATGGGAAGGTGAAAAGGAGGACAATAGCAGTGAATCAACCTAG
- a CDS encoding precorrin-8X methylmutase yields MNTKKAILIVSFGSSYKKARENAIEAVEKSIQKTFPSVHITSAYTSYKIIAKLKKQDIHFNNPQEALEELIGQGYNEIFVQPLHLIPGFEYEKIQNTIKNTNHSKVNITLGEPLFFKDEDYLTILKAIKKQWTPQQDECLLLVGHGTEHKANKCYERLQEEWNKEKLPVIIGTIEEGTDKVLEMLKQGNYKKVLIMPLLLVAGDHAINDLDGEEEDSWKNQLKALGYDVTTHLKGLGENPYIQQIYVNKTKSLIQEEKKYHYIQNPIEIENKSFDIIHKSMKNTTVNPIQLSLIKRVIHTTTEFEYEDLIQFKAGIEDKFVTALENGCTIVTDTEMIRAGISKTLATKLGVKVECYVGTPKAYEKAQSNNTTRSMAAVDMALETPSPKIFVIGNAPTALYRIIENDNPDIVGVIGVPVGFVGAEESKEALWESEIPSIITQGKKGGSTIAVAMVNALLREAVKVLE; encoded by the coding sequence ATGAATACTAAAAAAGCAATTTTAATAGTAAGTTTTGGAAGCAGTTATAAAAAAGCTAGAGAAAATGCCATTGAAGCAGTGGAGAAATCCATTCAAAAGACTTTTCCAAGCGTTCATATAACCAGTGCATACACTTCTTATAAAATCATAGCAAAACTAAAAAAACAAGACATCCATTTTAACAATCCTCAAGAAGCCTTAGAAGAATTAATTGGTCAAGGGTATAATGAAATCTTTGTTCAACCGTTACATTTGATTCCAGGATTTGAATATGAAAAAATCCAAAATACAATCAAAAACACCAACCATTCAAAGGTCAATATAACATTAGGTGAACCGTTATTTTTTAAAGATGAAGACTACTTAACAATTCTAAAGGCCATAAAAAAACAATGGACGCCACAACAAGATGAATGTCTATTGTTAGTAGGTCATGGAACGGAACACAAAGCCAATAAATGTTATGAAAGATTACAAGAAGAGTGGAACAAAGAAAAACTACCAGTTATCATCGGGACCATAGAAGAGGGTACAGATAAAGTCCTTGAAATGTTAAAACAAGGGAATTATAAAAAAGTGCTTATAATGCCATTGTTATTAGTGGCAGGTGACCATGCCATCAATGACCTAGATGGCGAAGAAGAAGATTCTTGGAAAAATCAATTAAAAGCATTAGGATATGACGTGACAACGCATTTAAAAGGATTAGGTGAAAATCCATACATTCAACAAATCTATGTCAATAAAACAAAATCACTTATTCAAGAAGAAAAAAAATACCATTATATACAAAATCCAATAGAAATAGAAAATAAAAGCTTTGACATCATTCACAAGTCAATGAAAAATACAACGGTTAACCCAATACAACTAAGCCTTATTAAAAGAGTGATACATACCACAACAGAGTTTGAATACGAAGACTTGATTCAGTTTAAAGCAGGTATAGAAGACAAGTTTGTAACAGCTTTGGAAAATGGCTGTACAATTGTAACAGATACAGAAATGATTCGAGCAGGGATTAGCAAAACATTGGCAACAAAATTAGGTGTAAAAGTAGAATGTTATGTTGGAACCCCAAAAGCTTATGAAAAAGCTCAATCCAATAACACAACCCGCTCTATGGCAGCTGTAGATATGGCATTAGAAACACCATCCCCAAAAATATTTGTTATTGGCAATGCACCAACAGCTTTGTATAGAATTATTGAAAATGACAATCCAGATATTGTCGGTGTAATCGGTGTGCCGGTTGGGTTTGTAGGTGCAGAAGAATCTAAAGAAGCATTGTGGGAAAGTGAGATACCGTCTATTATAACACAAGGTAAAAAAGGTGGTAGCACCATTGCAGTGGCAATGGTCAATGCATTGCTAAGAGAAGCGGTGAAAGTACTTGAATAA
- the cas2 gene encoding CRISPR-associated endonuclease Cas2 produces MKKNYNYVFLFYDVNEKRVAKVFKICKKYLTHHQKSVFRGEITPSKLMSLQAELEKIINKNEDFVTFINLLSDYYFDEVTLGKNPKEPNGELFL; encoded by the coding sequence ATGAAAAAGAACTATAACTATGTGTTTTTATTTTATGATGTTAATGAAAAAAGAGTAGCAAAAGTTTTTAAAATATGCAAAAAATATTTAACACATCATCAAAAATCAGTATTTAGAGGTGAAATAACACCATCCAAGTTAATGAGTTTACAAGCTGAATTAGAAAAAATAATTAACAAGAATGAAGACTTTGTAACGTTCATTAATTTGTTAAGTGATTATTACTTTGATGAAGTAACATTAGGAAAGAATCCTAAAGAACCAAATGGGGAATTGTTTTTATGA
- the cobO gene encoding cob(I)yrinic acid a,c-diamide adenosyltransferase, with amino-acid sequence MKKGYVQIYTGDGKGKTTAALGLGLRAVGNGFKVIMVQFLKSAHTSELESVKELGNQFEIKQIAGHKKFFWQLTQEEKEAYKEKVQQAFETVNEMVQSGAYDVFILDEILGAIKNEMITIEQVQTLMQMKPESMEMVLTGRDAPQALIESADLVTEMKMIRHYYEQGVQSRKGIEY; translated from the coding sequence ATGAAAAAAGGTTATGTTCAAATTTATACAGGAGACGGCAAAGGAAAAACCACAGCGGCATTAGGGCTAGGTCTAAGAGCAGTAGGAAACGGATTTAAAGTAATCATGGTTCAATTTTTAAAAAGTGCCCATACCAGTGAATTAGAATCAGTGAAGGAACTGGGCAATCAATTTGAAATCAAACAAATAGCAGGACACAAAAAATTCTTTTGGCAATTGACACAAGAAGAAAAAGAAGCATACAAAGAAAAAGTACAACAAGCATTTGAAACGGTAAATGAAATGGTACAAAGTGGCGCGTATGATGTCTTTATATTAGATGAAATACTAGGTGCTATAAAAAATGAGATGATAACCATAGAACAAGTTCAGACGTTAATGCAAATGAAACCAGAAAGTATGGAGATGGTTTTAACAGGAAGAGATGCACCACAAGCATTAATAGAATCAGCAGACTTAGTAACAGAAATGAAAATGATTAGGCATTATTATGAACAAGGGGTTCAGAGTCGCAAGGGGATAGAATATTAA
- the cobM gene encoding precorrin-4 C(11)-methyltransferase: MVIFVGAGPGDVELITIKGMKALEKADCVIYAGSLVNEKLLAYCQKDVITYNSAQMTLDEVIEVMHQMHQKGKKVVRLHTGDPSIYGAIKEQMDRLKTYNIPYKIIPGVSSFLGAAAAIKEELTLPGVSQTVIITRRSGRTGHNEGGSLKDLAKHQATMSIFLSVQAIDEVVEELLSAYDKHTPIAVVYKATWEDEKIIRGTLEDIGKKVKAAGINRFAQILVGHFMASHYELSKLYDENFTHGYRTGNSKKKGD, translated from the coding sequence ATGGTGATTTTTGTCGGGGCTGGTCCAGGTGATGTGGAATTAATAACCATAAAAGGGATGAAAGCATTAGAAAAAGCAGATTGTGTTATATATGCTGGGTCGCTGGTTAATGAAAAATTATTGGCGTATTGTCAAAAAGACGTCATAACTTATAACAGTGCACAAATGACATTAGATGAAGTGATTGAAGTGATGCATCAAATGCATCAAAAAGGCAAAAAGGTTGTGCGTTTACATACAGGGGATCCATCGATTTATGGTGCGATTAAAGAGCAAATGGATCGATTAAAAACATACAACATTCCATATAAAATCATACCTGGTGTCAGTTCTTTTTTAGGTGCAGCAGCAGCAATAAAAGAAGAATTAACTTTACCAGGCGTATCTCAAACGGTTATTATTACAAGGCGTTCTGGAAGAACTGGTCATAACGAAGGCGGTTCCTTAAAAGATTTGGCTAAGCATCAAGCGACCATGTCTATTTTTCTATCTGTTCAAGCCATAGATGAAGTGGTGGAAGAACTTTTGAGTGCATATGACAAACACACGCCTATTGCGGTGGTTTATAAAGCCACTTGGGAAGATGAAAAAATCATACGAGGCACTTTAGAAGATATTGGGAAAAAAGTGAAAGCAGCAGGTATTAACCGTTTTGCTCAAATTTTAGTAGGGCATTTTATGGCAAGTCATTATGAATTGTCTAAACTGTACGATGAAAATTTTACTCACGGTTACAGAACAGGCAACAGTAAAAAGAAGGGTGATTAA
- the cobJ gene encoding precorrin-3B C(17)-methyltransferase: MKHTVYAIGIGPGHMDLMTLQAQKAILDCDAIVGYTVYIKQIQSMIQDKLIYENGMGNEIKRCEQSIKWALDGKKVAMVCSGDASLYGMAGLLEELVEKHDLTNQIEIEVIPGVSAAFSCSALLGAPIVEDFCTISLSDYMTPLETIFNRIQYAGKGDFTIALYNPRSKKRPHYLEQAIHILQKERDEHTPVGIVRQAYRQEQEIIRTTLNAIPYEKVDMFATMIIGNSKTRWINNKMVTSRGYDL, translated from the coding sequence ATGAAACATACAGTATACGCCATAGGCATTGGACCAGGTCATATGGACCTGATGACATTACAAGCTCAAAAAGCAATCTTAGATTGTGATGCCATTGTAGGTTATACAGTGTATATCAAGCAAATTCAATCCATGATTCAAGACAAATTAATATATGAAAATGGTATGGGCAATGAAATAAAACGGTGTGAACAAAGTATAAAGTGGGCTTTAGATGGCAAAAAAGTAGCAATGGTTTGTAGTGGCGATGCCAGCTTATATGGTATGGCAGGGTTATTAGAAGAATTGGTAGAAAAACATGACCTGACCAATCAAATAGAAATAGAAGTGATTCCAGGTGTGTCAGCAGCTTTTTCTTGTAGTGCATTGCTTGGAGCCCCTATTGTAGAAGATTTTTGTACAATTAGTTTAAGCGATTATATGACCCCTTTAGAAACCATTTTTAATCGAATACAATATGCGGGAAAAGGTGATTTTACCATTGCCTTATATAATCCAAGAAGTAAAAAAAGACCCCATTATTTAGAACAAGCCATTCATATTTTACAAAAAGAAAGAGATGAGCATACACCAGTTGGAATTGTTCGACAAGCCTATAGACAAGAACAAGAGATTATTAGAACCACCCTAAATGCCATACCTTATGAAAAAGTGGATATGTTTGCTACAATGATTATAGGCAATTCTAAAACACGTTGGATCAACAATAAAATGGTAACCTCAAGAGGGTATGATTTATGA
- the cobI gene encoding precorrin-2 C(20)-methyltransferase has protein sequence MMTKFYGIGVGPGDPELITIKGVKALEKIDVLYLPETKKGEKGVAHQIVEPYLKANLQIEKIGFPMVKDEEIFIKAGKEAARAIEQHINNGKNVAFVTLGDPSIYSTYGYILKNLSQSIAVETIPGITSFCAAAAMANQPLVERDQVLSILPMNAKDEQINQVLSHSDVFAFLKIYNRETRVLEHIRQHNMVHNSILVEKCGFNESKIHTNIQEALTNNKEYLTLLLSKKGGQ, from the coding sequence ATGATGACAAAATTTTACGGCATTGGTGTAGGACCAGGAGATCCAGAACTCATTACCATCAAGGGAGTAAAAGCATTAGAAAAAATTGATGTGTTGTATTTACCAGAAACTAAAAAAGGGGAAAAAGGCGTTGCACATCAAATTGTTGAACCCTATTTAAAAGCCAATTTGCAGATAGAAAAAATTGGTTTCCCAATGGTCAAGGATGAAGAAATTTTTATAAAGGCAGGAAAAGAAGCTGCAAGAGCAATTGAACAACATATCAATAATGGAAAAAATGTAGCCTTTGTTACGTTAGGGGATCCCTCGATTTACAGCACCTATGGTTATATTTTAAAAAATCTATCTCAAAGCATTGCAGTAGAAACCATACCAGGTATTACCTCTTTTTGTGCTGCAGCAGCTATGGCCAATCAACCATTAGTAGAGAGAGACCAAGTGTTAAGCATCTTGCCAATGAATGCAAAGGATGAGCAAATCAATCAGGTGCTTTCACATTCAGATGTGTTTGCATTTTTAAAAATATACAATAGAGAAACAAGAGTTTTGGAACATATTCGTCAGCATAACATGGTCCATAACAGTATCTTAGTAGAAAAATGCGGCTTTAATGAAAGTAAGATACATACCAATATCCAAGAAGCTTTAACCAATAACAAAGAATATTTAACATTACTTTTAAGTAAAAAGGGGGGGCAGTAA
- the cobK gene encoding precorrin-6A reductase: MILLLGGTSDSLLIAEQLSVLTQSFVISTTTEYGKNIANSRFKNQVICGKMTQEDLKAFCIQNKIKIIIDSTHPYAQVISQNAIAVCKDRAMDYYRYERPLEDYEMEKKVIMCTTYEEAGDIVNKGVGNVLLTTGSKNVEKIVKAIEDRDRIYIRLLPTSQEIKKLEQLQLKPKQIIGMQGPFSLEMNLIMLEHIKAKYLITKESGAVGKTKEKIQAALRSNVIPIVIKRPKLHYPTVYYTIDALMAVLKKELVEWD, from the coding sequence ATGATATTACTATTAGGCGGAACCAGCGACAGTTTACTGATTGCTGAACAATTAAGTGTCCTAACACAGTCTTTTGTGATTAGCACAACAACAGAATATGGTAAAAACATTGCCAATAGCCGTTTTAAAAATCAAGTCATCTGTGGAAAAATGACACAAGAAGATTTAAAAGCATTTTGTATCCAAAATAAAATAAAAATCATCATTGATAGTACCCACCCTTATGCACAAGTTATATCTCAAAATGCTATAGCAGTTTGTAAAGATAGGGCAATGGATTATTATCGATATGAAAGACCTTTAGAAGATTACGAGATGGAAAAGAAGGTCATAATGTGCACAACTTATGAAGAAGCAGGAGATATTGTGAATAAAGGAGTCGGTAATGTTTTACTGACCACAGGTTCTAAAAATGTAGAAAAAATAGTGAAGGCAATAGAGGATAGAGATAGGATTTACATTAGGTTATTGCCTACATCTCAAGAAATAAAAAAGCTAGAGCAATTACAATTAAAACCAAAACAAATAATCGGTATGCAAGGCCCTTTTTCTCTTGAAATGAATCTAATTATGTTAGAACATATTAAAGCCAAGTATCTTATTACAAAAGAAAGCGGTGCTGTGGGTAAGACGAAGGAAAAAATACAAGCAGCCTTAAGATCCAATGTGATACCAATTGTAATCAAAAGACCTAAGTTACACTATCCCACAGTTTATTATACAATAGATGCCTTAATGGCTGTGTTAAAAAAGGAGTTGGTTGAGTGGGATTAA